The proteins below are encoded in one region of Populus alba chromosome 2, ASM523922v2, whole genome shotgun sequence:
- the LOC118035813 gene encoding LOB domain-containing protein 38 — protein sequence MSCNGCRVLRKGCSETCVLRSCLHWITNPEAQGNATLFLAKFFGRSDLMSLISAVPEAQRPALFQSLLFEACGRTVNPVNGVVGLLWSGNWHVCQEAVETVLSGGALRPLPGILTGVVAPNCDESSDRFSAAAYAVHNMARNQSRSFAKENNNEAVSDHHVNLCLARGKGGRDKRGRDAVSFYTGGESETISFESSGGDKKRLLNLFV from the exons ATGAGCTGCAACGGTTGCCGAGTGCTGCGAAAGGGGTGCAGCGAGACATGCGTATTGAGATCGTGTCTGCATTGGATCACGAACCCTGAAGCCCAAGGTAACGCTACTTTGTTTCTCGCCAAATTTTTTGGCCGTAGTGATCTCATGTCTCTCATCTCCGCCGTACCCGAAGCCCAACGCCCTG CTTTGTTTCAGTCGCTGTTATTTGAAGCGTGCGGGAGAACGGTGAATCCGGTTAACGGAGTGGTGGGGCTATTGTGGAGCGGTAACTGGCATGTGTGTCAGGAGGCTGTGGAGACTGTGCTTTCCGGTGGAGCCTTACGGCCGTTACCTGGGATTCTCACCGGAGTCGTAGCGCCGAATTGCGATGAATCATCTGACAGATTCTCTGCGGCTGCGTACGCAGTACATAACATGGCGCGGAATCAATCAAGATCGTTTGCTAAAGAGAATAATAATGAAGCGGTGTCTGATCATCATGTCAACCTGTGTCTCGCTAGAGGAAAAGGTGGAAGAGATAAGAGAGGAAGAGACGCGGTGTCGTTTTATACAGGAGGGGAATCGGAGACAATAAGCTTTGAAAGCAGCGGCGGTGATAAGAAAAGGCTTTTGAATCTGTTTGtctga
- the LOC118035812 gene encoding zinc finger protein ZAT10: MALEALNSPTTATPSFQFEDSSSTHYMVEPWAKRKRSKRPRLDHQPTEEEYLALCLVMLARGSTNLPIPALDGHHQKPLAPPKVSTSSEQKISYKCSVCNKEFPSYQALGGHKASHRKLAGGGEDQTTSCTTTSATTTPVSNGSGRVHECSICHRTFPTGQALGGHKRCHYEGIIGGAEKSGVTSTSEGAGSTNTRTHSHNHSHHDFDLNVPALPEFSSDFLVSGDDEVMSPLPAAKRIRILMAPRIEVSQAQ, from the coding sequence ATGGCACTAGAAGCTTTAAACTCTCCAACTACTGCAACCCCATCGTTTCAGTTTGAGGATTCATCAAGCACCCACTACATGGTTGAGCCATGGGCAAAGCGCAAGCGCTCTAAGCGTCCACGTCTTGACCACCAACCAACCGAAGAAGAGTATCTCGCTCTCTGTCTTGTCATGCTAGCCCGCGGTTCTACGAATCTCCCAATCCCCGCCTTAGACGGCCACCACCAAAAACCCCTCGCCCCGCCAAAAGTATCCACGTCATCGGAGCAAAAAATAAGTTACAAGTGTTCCGTATGCAATAAGGAGTTTCCTTCATACCAAGCCCTAGGCGGGCACAAGGCAAGTCACAGAAAACTCGCTGGGGGCGGCGAAGACCAAACTACTTCCTGTACAACTACTTCTGCCACGACAACACCCGTGTCTAACGGAAGTGGCAGGGTTCATGAGTGCTCCATCTGCCACAGAACTTTTCCCACCGGACAAGCCCTGGGTGGTCACAAGAGGTGTCACTACGAAGGCATCATAGGAGGTGCCGAAAAGAGTGGTGTGACTTCAACTTCTGAAGGAGCTGGATCTACAAACACTCGCACTCATAGCCACAATCACAGTCACCATGACTTTGACCTTAATGTTCCAGCCTTGCCAGAGTTCTCTTCAGATTTCCTTGTATCCGGTGATGATGAAGTTATGAGCCCTCTACCGGCAGCAAAAAGGATTCGTATTTTGATGGCACCCAGAATTGAAGTTTCTCAAGCTCAGTAG
- the LOC118035814 gene encoding QWRF motif-containing protein 2 isoform X1: protein MTMVAAVSTPINPKTTSTTRTTQSQNPTRPPLLPSDPDNALAPRRPKSREVSSRYMSSASASTTSTSRRCASPSISRRTATSTTSAASTIKRSQSVERRRPATPRTNSLDLRIGNTNCGVVDSGEMTNAQRMLITSTRRLSVSFQGESFSFQLNKAKPTPSPISVRKGTPERRKATTTIPTRRADQVENSGPIEQHRWPGRFRQPNPMTRRSMDCTDDRKKFAGSGVNLNVVRALQNSMADNNNNTSSSIESRLSSDSSTIDSTKPIDVNGSDVHSEHPLASDTESVSSGTTSESSGNAVGVAGQGGRGLIEPARFWQETNSRIRRQPEPGSPVSRNNGLKGPTPAKLIAPKKFGSDSPVSSPKGVVNSRGQMSPIRGGALRPGSPSKFGISSAAARSPMRGMSPSRVRNVVGGVVSSNLSNLNSTPSILSFAADIRRGKIGENRIVEVHLLRIFHNRLLQLRFINARADSALSAQRLNAKKSLYNAHITTSKLCESVRAKRTELQWLRQNLKLISILKEQMLCLEELALIDQDYSRSLSGAIEALQASTLRLPIVDGARADVQNLKDAICSAVDVMQAMASSICLLITKVGEVNSLVAELEKFTQKERNRLYQCKDLLSTIAALQVKECSLRTHVLQLNRVPSSLTTQV, encoded by the exons ATGACAATGGTAGCTGCAGTTTCAACACCAATAAACCCCAAAACGACATCAACAACTAGAACAACGCAAAGCCAAAACCCAACAAGACCTCCGTTATTACCATCAGACCCTGACAATGCTCTCGCTCCTCGCCGTCCAAAATCCCGAGAAGTCAGTTCTCGATACATGTCATCGGCATCGGCATCCACTACTTCAACGTCAAGACGGTGCGCTTCACCGTCGATTTCACGACGAACAGCGACTTCAACGACTTCCGCTGCTTCCACAATCAAACGGTCACAATCAGTGGAGCGTAGGCGTCCTGCTACACCAAGAACTAACTCTCTTGATTTGAGAATAGGAAATACCAATTGTGGGGTTGTTGACAGTGGTGAGATGACAAATGCCCAGAGAATGTTGATAACTTCAACGAGAAGATTATCGGTGTCGTTTCAAGGAGAGTCGTTTTCGTTTCAATTGAATAAAGCGAAACCAACCCCGTCTCCCATTAGTGTAAGAAAAGGAACACCAGAGAGGCGCAAAGCAACCACTACAATACCGACCAGAAGAGCTGATCAAGTAGAGAATTCAGGGCCTATAGAGCAACATCGGTGGCCAGGGAGATTTAGGCAGCCGAATCCAATGACTAGAAGAAGCATGGATTGTACTGATGATAGAAAGAAATTTGCTGGGTCTGGAGTCAATTTGAATGTTGTTAGGGCATTGCAAAATTCAATGGcggataacaacaacaataccaGCTCATCAATTGAAAGCAGATTGAGTTCTGATTCTAGCACAATCGATTCCACGAAGCCTATTGACGTGAATGGATCTGATGTTCATAGTGAACATCCTTTGGCTTCGGATACTGAGAGTGTATCATCTGGTACTACTTCAGAGAGTAGTGGAAATGCTGTTGGTGTTGCAGGACAGGGGGGGCGGGGGTTAATCGAGCCGGCAAGGTTTTGGCAAGAGACTAATAGTAGAATCAGGCGGCAACCAGAGCCTGGGTCACCAGTTTCTAGGAATAATGGATTGAAAGGACCTACACCGGCCAAACTTATTGCACCAAAGAAGTTTGGAAGTGATAGTCCAGTATCTTCTCCAAAAGGAGTTGTCAATAGTAGGGGACAGATGTCTCCTATTCGTGGTGGGGCGTTACGGCCTGGGTCGCCTAGTAAGTTTGGGATATCATCGGCTGCTGCACGGTCTCCTATGAGAGGAATGAGTCCATCGAGGGTGAGGAATGTCGTGGGAGGTGTTGTGAGTAGTAATTTGAGCAACTTGAATAGTACCCCTTCAATTCTGAGCTTTGCTGCTGATATTAGGAGAGGAAAGATTGGGGAGAATCGGATCGTGGAGGTGCATTTGTTAAGGATTTTTCATAATCGGTTGTTGCAATTGCGTTTTATCAATGCCAGAGCTGATTCTGCTCTGTCTGCTCAGCGGTTGAATGCAAAG AAAAGCTTGTATAATGCACATATAACAACATCAAAACTGTGTGAATCTGTGAGAGCAAAAAGAACAGAGTTACAATGGCTAAGGCAAAATTTGAAGCTGATTTCCATCCTCAAGGAGCAA ATGTTGTGTTTAGAAGAACTGGCATTGATTGACCAGGATTACTCCCGTTCTTTATCAGGGGCCATTGAAGCTTTGCAGGCTAGCACGCTCCGTTTGCCAATTGTTGATGGGGCAAGG GCAGATGTCCAAAATCTGAAGGATGCTATCTGTTCAGCAGTTGATGTGATGCAGGCAATGGCATCCTCAATTTGCTTATTGATAACAAAG GTTGGGGAAGTAAATTCTTTGGTTGCGGAACTTGAAAAATTTACTCAGAAGGAGCGTAATAGGCTTTATCAGTGCAAGGATCTATTGTCAACCATTGCAGCCTTGCAG GTGAAAGAATGTAGCCTGAGAACTCATGTTTTACAACTAAACCGAGTGCCTTCCAGCCTGACAACACAAGTGTAA
- the LOC118035814 gene encoding QWRF motif-containing protein 2 isoform X2 has protein sequence MSSASASTTSTSRRCASPSISRRTATSTTSAASTIKRSQSVERRRPATPRTNSLDLRIGNTNCGVVDSGEMTNAQRMLITSTRRLSVSFQGESFSFQLNKAKPTPSPISVRKGTPERRKATTTIPTRRADQVENSGPIEQHRWPGRFRQPNPMTRRSMDCTDDRKKFAGSGVNLNVVRALQNSMADNNNNTSSSIESRLSSDSSTIDSTKPIDVNGSDVHSEHPLASDTESVSSGTTSESSGNAVGVAGQGGRGLIEPARFWQETNSRIRRQPEPGSPVSRNNGLKGPTPAKLIAPKKFGSDSPVSSPKGVVNSRGQMSPIRGGALRPGSPSKFGISSAAARSPMRGMSPSRVRNVVGGVVSSNLSNLNSTPSILSFAADIRRGKIGENRIVEVHLLRIFHNRLLQLRFINARADSALSAQRLNAKKSLYNAHITTSKLCESVRAKRTELQWLRQNLKLISILKEQMLCLEELALIDQDYSRSLSGAIEALQASTLRLPIVDGARADVQNLKDAICSAVDVMQAMASSICLLITKVGEVNSLVAELEKFTQKERNRLYQCKDLLSTIAALQVKECSLRTHVLQLNRVPSSLTTQV, from the exons ATGTCATCGGCATCGGCATCCACTACTTCAACGTCAAGACGGTGCGCTTCACCGTCGATTTCACGACGAACAGCGACTTCAACGACTTCCGCTGCTTCCACAATCAAACGGTCACAATCAGTGGAGCGTAGGCGTCCTGCTACACCAAGAACTAACTCTCTTGATTTGAGAATAGGAAATACCAATTGTGGGGTTGTTGACAGTGGTGAGATGACAAATGCCCAGAGAATGTTGATAACTTCAACGAGAAGATTATCGGTGTCGTTTCAAGGAGAGTCGTTTTCGTTTCAATTGAATAAAGCGAAACCAACCCCGTCTCCCATTAGTGTAAGAAAAGGAACACCAGAGAGGCGCAAAGCAACCACTACAATACCGACCAGAAGAGCTGATCAAGTAGAGAATTCAGGGCCTATAGAGCAACATCGGTGGCCAGGGAGATTTAGGCAGCCGAATCCAATGACTAGAAGAAGCATGGATTGTACTGATGATAGAAAGAAATTTGCTGGGTCTGGAGTCAATTTGAATGTTGTTAGGGCATTGCAAAATTCAATGGcggataacaacaacaataccaGCTCATCAATTGAAAGCAGATTGAGTTCTGATTCTAGCACAATCGATTCCACGAAGCCTATTGACGTGAATGGATCTGATGTTCATAGTGAACATCCTTTGGCTTCGGATACTGAGAGTGTATCATCTGGTACTACTTCAGAGAGTAGTGGAAATGCTGTTGGTGTTGCAGGACAGGGGGGGCGGGGGTTAATCGAGCCGGCAAGGTTTTGGCAAGAGACTAATAGTAGAATCAGGCGGCAACCAGAGCCTGGGTCACCAGTTTCTAGGAATAATGGATTGAAAGGACCTACACCGGCCAAACTTATTGCACCAAAGAAGTTTGGAAGTGATAGTCCAGTATCTTCTCCAAAAGGAGTTGTCAATAGTAGGGGACAGATGTCTCCTATTCGTGGTGGGGCGTTACGGCCTGGGTCGCCTAGTAAGTTTGGGATATCATCGGCTGCTGCACGGTCTCCTATGAGAGGAATGAGTCCATCGAGGGTGAGGAATGTCGTGGGAGGTGTTGTGAGTAGTAATTTGAGCAACTTGAATAGTACCCCTTCAATTCTGAGCTTTGCTGCTGATATTAGGAGAGGAAAGATTGGGGAGAATCGGATCGTGGAGGTGCATTTGTTAAGGATTTTTCATAATCGGTTGTTGCAATTGCGTTTTATCAATGCCAGAGCTGATTCTGCTCTGTCTGCTCAGCGGTTGAATGCAAAG AAAAGCTTGTATAATGCACATATAACAACATCAAAACTGTGTGAATCTGTGAGAGCAAAAAGAACAGAGTTACAATGGCTAAGGCAAAATTTGAAGCTGATTTCCATCCTCAAGGAGCAA ATGTTGTGTTTAGAAGAACTGGCATTGATTGACCAGGATTACTCCCGTTCTTTATCAGGGGCCATTGAAGCTTTGCAGGCTAGCACGCTCCGTTTGCCAATTGTTGATGGGGCAAGG GCAGATGTCCAAAATCTGAAGGATGCTATCTGTTCAGCAGTTGATGTGATGCAGGCAATGGCATCCTCAATTTGCTTATTGATAACAAAG GTTGGGGAAGTAAATTCTTTGGTTGCGGAACTTGAAAAATTTACTCAGAAGGAGCGTAATAGGCTTTATCAGTGCAAGGATCTATTGTCAACCATTGCAGCCTTGCAG GTGAAAGAATGTAGCCTGAGAACTCATGTTTTACAACTAAACCGAGTGCCTTCCAGCCTGACAACACAAGTGTAA
- the LOC118035815 gene encoding small ribosomal subunit protein uS14z/uS14y/uS14x-like, whose amino-acid sequence MGHSNIWNSHPKNYGPGSRTCRVCGNPHGIIRKYGLMCCRQCFRSNAKEIGFIKYR is encoded by the exons ATGGGGCACTCAAATATTTGGAACTCGCATCCCAAGAACTACGGTCCTGGATCTCGCACCTG CCGGGTGTGTGGAAACCCACATGGGATAATCAGGAAGTATGGACTCATGTGTTGTAGGCAGTGCTTCCGCAGCAATGCCAAGGAAATAGGCTTCATCAAG TACCGCTGA